In the Mycolicibacter sp. MU0102 genome, one interval contains:
- a CDS encoding NAD-glutamate dehydrogenase: MTKSTKESTAWTTFPDPSESQGIPAWVSAAYIETYRGSHSDSLVSDEPSGGTDPASRAAATAVVTPALLAAHARLAQHRRAGETRVAVYPADDPAGFGPALQVVTEHGGMLMDSVAVLLHRLGVAYVGIMTPVFTVQRDSAGELLSVEPRSADGSAGTEAWIHVQLSPTVNRNTLAETERLLPDVMADVRQVAIDSTAMRDALNDLAADVEANAQGHYTAPDRHDVAALLQWLADGHFVLLGYQSGVVRDGQVLVEDADRLGVLRLRKSLRPRLTGNNLLTLAQATVPSYMRFSSHTYVVVIREDTGDSIVAHRFVGLFTAGAMNADVFEIPVISHTVRHALALAEQEPGHPGQLLLDIIQTVPRSELFAIDAEQLLNMAMAVSDLGARRGTLLFLRGDRTGRFVSCLVYLPRDRYTTPVRLHMEDILIHEFGGVGLEYSARVSEAPWALLHFMVRMSDDPDARSVDTGEANRVRIQALLAEATRTWGDRLLETAAQDSIDAEVAEHYAVAFDEIYKQAVTPAEAVGDIAIIERLTADSVKLVFSDYGSADGSQLAWFLGGHGASLSHLLPMLQCMGVAVLEERPFTVTRADGLQVWIYKFKVSAHPTIEIPASGAERDDAQQRFADGVTAIWEGRVEPDRFNELVLRAGLNWQQVVVLRGYAKYLRQARFPYSENHIASVLNDYPSIARALVALFEALFDPSRTHRNRDAQAAAADVAAGIDAVVSLDTDRVLRAFASLIQATLRTNYFVTRADSARARNVLALKLDAGLIDELPLPRPKFEIFVYSPRVEGVHLRFGFVSRGGLRWSDRREDYRTEILGLVKAQEVKNAVIVPTGAKGGFVVKHPPTPTGSPVADREAARDEGIACYTLFISGLLDVTDNVDHATGAVSAPPQVVRRDGDDAYLVVAADKGTASFSDIANGVAKSYGFWLGDAFASGGSVGYDHKEMGITAKGAWESVKRHFREMGIDTQTQDFTVVGVGDMSGDVFGNGMLRSEHIRLMAAFDHRHIFLDPDPDPARSFAERQRMFDLPRSSWDDYDKSLISAGGGVYPRDLKSVPVSPQVAAVLGLDEDITELTPPVLIRAILRAPVDLLFNGGIGTYVKAESESDADVGDRANDQVRVNGNQVRAKVIGEGGNLGVTPLGRVEFDLAGGRINTDALDNSAGVDCSDHEVNIKILIDALVTVGKVDAADRPELLASMTDEVSALVLADNTAQNDLMGTSRANAASLLPVHADQIRHLVADRGLNRALEALPSEKEIARRAEAGLGLASPELATLMAHVKLTLKAAVLATDLPEQDVFAARLPQYFPQVLQQRFGPEIRQHQLRREIVTTMLINDVVDTAGITYAFRITEDAGVELIDAVRAYVATDAIFGVGDLWRRIRAAGEQDGLPVAVTDRMTLDLRRLIDRAGRWLLNYRPQPLAVGAEINRFAEQVAALSPRMSEWLRGDDAEIVAKHIGEFEAQGVPRGLASDVALGLYRYSLLDIIDVADITERDADEVADTYFALMDRLGTDGLLTAVAQLPRDDRWHALARLAIRDDIYNSVRSLCLDVLAVGEPDEDGMQKITEWESTNASRVQRARRTLTQIYASDQRDLATLSVAARQIRSMTRGAAS; the protein is encoded by the coding sequence ATGACGAAGTCCACCAAGGAATCGACCGCGTGGACAACATTTCCCGATCCCTCTGAGTCGCAAGGCATTCCCGCTTGGGTCTCGGCCGCCTACATCGAGACCTATCGCGGGTCGCACAGCGATTCGCTGGTCAGCGACGAACCCTCGGGTGGCACCGATCCGGCCAGCCGGGCCGCCGCCACCGCCGTCGTGACCCCGGCGCTGCTGGCGGCGCACGCCCGGCTGGCGCAGCACCGGCGCGCCGGTGAGACTCGGGTCGCGGTGTATCCCGCCGACGATCCGGCCGGGTTCGGGCCGGCGCTGCAGGTGGTCACCGAACACGGCGGCATGCTGATGGACTCGGTGGCGGTGCTGCTGCACCGGCTGGGGGTGGCCTACGTCGGGATCATGACTCCGGTGTTCACCGTGCAGCGCGATTCGGCCGGGGAACTGCTTAGTGTTGAGCCGAGATCCGCGGACGGCTCCGCGGGGACCGAGGCCTGGATTCATGTCCAGCTCTCACCGACGGTCAACCGCAACACCCTCGCCGAGACCGAACGCCTGCTGCCCGACGTGATGGCCGACGTCCGCCAGGTCGCCATCGATTCCACGGCGATGCGTGACGCGCTCAATGACCTTGCCGCCGATGTCGAGGCCAATGCGCAAGGCCACTACACCGCGCCGGATCGCCACGATGTCGCCGCGCTGCTGCAGTGGCTGGCCGACGGGCACTTCGTGCTGCTGGGTTACCAGAGTGGCGTGGTGCGCGACGGGCAGGTTCTCGTCGAAGACGCCGACCGGCTGGGCGTGCTGCGCCTGCGTAAATCCTTGCGGCCCAGGCTCACCGGTAACAATCTGCTGACCTTGGCGCAGGCCACCGTGCCCAGCTACATGCGGTTCAGTTCGCACACCTATGTGGTGGTGATCCGCGAGGACACCGGCGACAGCATCGTCGCGCACCGCTTCGTCGGGCTGTTCACCGCCGGCGCCATGAACGCCGACGTCTTCGAGATCCCGGTCATCTCGCACACCGTCCGTCACGCCCTGGCGTTGGCCGAGCAGGAGCCCGGCCACCCCGGCCAGCTGCTGCTCGACATCATCCAAACCGTCCCGCGTTCAGAGCTTTTCGCGATCGATGCCGAGCAGTTGCTGAACATGGCGATGGCGGTGTCCGACCTGGGTGCGCGGCGCGGAACCCTGCTGTTCCTGCGCGGCGACCGGACCGGTCGCTTCGTGTCCTGCCTGGTGTACCTGCCACGCGACCGCTACACCACCCCGGTGCGGTTGCACATGGAGGACATCCTGATCCACGAGTTCGGTGGGGTAGGGCTGGAATACAGCGCCCGTGTCAGCGAAGCGCCCTGGGCGCTGCTGCATTTCATGGTCCGGATGTCCGACGATCCCGACGCCCGTTCGGTCGATACCGGCGAGGCCAATCGGGTCAGGATCCAGGCGTTGCTGGCCGAGGCCACCCGCACTTGGGGGGACCGGCTGCTCGAGACGGCGGCGCAGGACTCCATCGACGCCGAGGTGGCCGAACACTATGCCGTCGCGTTCGATGAGATCTACAAGCAGGCCGTCACTCCGGCCGAGGCGGTCGGCGACATCGCGATCATCGAGCGGCTGACCGCCGACTCGGTGAAATTGGTGTTCTCCGACTACGGGTCGGCCGACGGAAGTCAGTTGGCCTGGTTTCTCGGCGGGCACGGTGCGTCGCTGAGCCACCTGCTGCCGATGCTGCAGTGCATGGGAGTGGCGGTCCTCGAAGAGCGGCCATTCACCGTCACCCGCGCCGACGGCCTGCAGGTGTGGATCTACAAGTTCAAGGTGTCGGCGCACCCCACCATCGAGATCCCCGCGAGCGGAGCCGAGCGCGACGACGCGCAGCAGCGGTTCGCCGACGGCGTCACCGCGATCTGGGAGGGCCGCGTCGAGCCCGACCGATTCAACGAGCTGGTGCTGCGCGCCGGACTGAACTGGCAACAGGTGGTGGTGCTGCGCGGCTACGCCAAATACCTGCGCCAGGCCCGGTTCCCCTACAGCGAGAACCACATCGCCTCGGTGCTCAACGACTATCCGAGCATCGCGCGAGCTCTGGTGGCGCTGTTCGAGGCGCTGTTCGACCCGTCGCGAACGCATCGCAACCGGGACGCGCAGGCGGCCGCCGCTGACGTCGCGGCGGGCATCGACGCAGTGGTGAGCCTGGACACCGACCGGGTGCTGCGCGCGTTCGCCTCCCTGATTCAAGCCACGCTGCGGACCAATTACTTTGTCACCCGAGCTGATTCGGCTCGCGCACGCAACGTGCTGGCGCTCAAGCTGGATGCCGGCTTGATCGACGAGTTGCCGCTGCCCCGGCCGAAGTTCGAGATCTTCGTCTACTCACCCCGGGTCGAGGGTGTGCACCTTCGGTTCGGATTCGTATCGCGCGGCGGGCTGCGCTGGTCGGACCGCCGAGAGGACTATCGCACCGAGATCCTCGGCCTGGTCAAGGCCCAAGAGGTCAAGAACGCCGTCATCGTCCCGACCGGGGCGAAAGGTGGGTTCGTGGTCAAACACCCACCGACGCCCACCGGTAGCCCGGTAGCCGACCGCGAGGCGGCCCGCGACGAAGGGATCGCCTGCTACACGCTGTTCATCTCCGGGCTGCTCGACGTCACCGACAACGTCGACCACGCCACCGGCGCGGTCAGCGCGCCGCCGCAGGTCGTGCGCCGGGACGGCGACGACGCCTACCTGGTGGTGGCCGCCGACAAGGGCACCGCCAGCTTCTCCGACATCGCCAACGGCGTCGCCAAGTCCTACGGCTTCTGGCTGGGCGACGCGTTCGCCTCCGGCGGGTCGGTTGGCTACGACCACAAGGAGATGGGCATCACCGCCAAGGGTGCCTGGGAGTCGGTCAAGCGGCACTTCCGGGAGATGGGAATCGACACCCAGACCCAGGATTTCACCGTCGTCGGAGTCGGCGACATGAGCGGCGACGTGTTCGGCAACGGCATGCTGCGCAGCGAACACATCCGGCTGATGGCCGCCTTCGACCACCGGCACATCTTCCTCGATCCCGACCCCGATCCAGCCCGGTCCTTCGCTGAGCGTCAGCGGATGTTCGACCTGCCCCGATCCAGTTGGGACGACTACGACAAGTCGCTGATCAGCGCTGGAGGCGGCGTCTACCCGCGGGACCTGAAATCCGTGCCGGTCAGCCCGCAGGTCGCCGCCGTGCTGGGCCTCGACGAGGACATCACCGAGCTCACCCCGCCGGTGTTGATCCGGGCGATCCTGCGGGCGCCGGTGGACCTGCTGTTCAACGGTGGCATCGGCACCTACGTCAAAGCCGAGTCCGAATCCGACGCCGATGTGGGCGACCGTGCCAACGACCAGGTCCGGGTCAATGGAAACCAGGTGCGCGCCAAGGTGATCGGCGAAGGCGGAAACCTCGGTGTCACGCCGCTGGGCCGTGTCGAATTCGATCTGGCCGGCGGCCGCATCAACACCGACGCCCTGGACAACTCCGCCGGCGTCGACTGCTCCGACCACGAGGTCAACATCAAGATCCTGATCGACGCCCTGGTGACCGTCGGCAAGGTCGACGCCGCCGACCGGCCGGAGTTGCTGGCCTCGATGACCGACGAAGTCAGCGCACTGGTCTTGGCGGACAACACCGCGCAGAACGATCTGATGGGCACCAGCCGGGCCAACGCCGCGAGCCTGCTACCGGTGCACGCCGATCAGATCCGGCACCTGGTGGCCGACCGCGGGCTCAACCGTGCACTGGAGGCGCTGCCTTCGGAGAAGGAGATCGCCCGACGCGCCGAGGCCGGACTGGGTCTGGCCTCACCGGAGTTGGCCACCTTGATGGCGCACGTCAAGCTGACGCTCAAAGCGGCGGTACTGGCCACCGACCTACCCGAACAGGATGTGTTCGCCGCCCGGCTGCCGCAGTATTTCCCGCAGGTACTGCAACAGCGCTTCGGCCCCGAGATCCGCCAGCATCAACTGCGCCGCGAAATCGTCACCACGATGCTGATCAACGACGTGGTGGACACCGCGGGCATCACCTACGCCTTCCGGATCACCGAGGACGCGGGCGTCGAGCTGATCGACGCGGTGCGCGCCTATGTCGCGACCGATGCCATCTTCGGGGTGGGCGACCTGTGGCGCCGGATCCGCGCCGCCGGTGAACAAGACGGTCTGCCGGTCGCGGTGACCGACCGGATGACGCTGGACCTGCGGCGGCTGATCGACCGGGCCGGCCGGTGGCTGCTCAACTACCGTCCCCAGCCGCTGGCGGTCGGCGCCGAGATCAATCGGTTCGCCGAGCAGGTCGCCGCGCTGTCGCCGCGGATGTCGGAATGGCTGCGCGGCGACGACGCCGAGATCGTCGCCAAACACATCGGCGAGTTCGAGGCCCAGGGCGTGCCCCGTGGCCTGGCTTCCGACGTCGCCCTGGGCCTGTACCGCTACAGCCTGCTCGACATCATCGACGTCGCCGACATCACCGAACGCGACGCCGACGAGGTCGCGGACACCTACTTCGCGCTGATGGATCGCCTCGGTACCGACGGGCTGCTGACCGCGGTCGCCCAGCTCCCGCGCGATGACCGCTGGCATGCCTTGGCGCGGTTGGCGATCCGTGACGACATTTACAATTCGGTGCGGTCGCTGTGCCTGGATGTGCTGGCGGTCGGAGAACCGGACGAGGACGGGATGCAGAAAATCACCGAATGGGAATCGACCAACGCCTCACGCGTGCAGCGGGCGCGCCGCACGCTGACCCAGATCTACGCATCCGACCAGCGGGATCTGGCGACCCTGTCGGTGGCGGCCCGGCAGATCCGCAGCATGACGCGCGGCGCGGCGTCATGA
- a CDS encoding acyl-CoA thioesterase, which produces MSAAGESTGEPVGFVAAVPVRWSDIDMYQHVNHATMVTMLEEARVPFLSPAFAVDITSVGLLIAEVKVTYKGQLRLTDSPLQVTMWVSRLRTVDFTIGYEVRSVHAAPDSRPAVIAETQLATFSIDEQKLVRLSADHRAYLEKFIR; this is translated from the coding sequence ATGAGTGCGGCAGGAGAATCCACCGGAGAGCCGGTGGGCTTTGTGGCAGCGGTTCCGGTGCGCTGGTCGGACATCGACATGTACCAGCACGTGAACCACGCGACCATGGTGACGATGCTCGAAGAGGCGCGGGTGCCCTTCTTGTCGCCGGCGTTCGCGGTCGACATCACCAGCGTCGGTCTGCTGATCGCCGAGGTCAAAGTCACCTACAAGGGGCAACTGCGGCTGACTGACTCGCCGCTGCAGGTGACGATGTGGGTGTCTCGGCTGCGCACGGTGGACTTCACCATCGGCTACGAGGTGCGCTCGGTGCACGCCGCCCCCGATTCCCGGCCGGCGGTGATCGCCGAGACGCAGTTGGCCACCTTCAGCATCGACGAACAGAAGCTGGTGCGGCTGTCCGCGGACCACCGCGCGTATCTGGAGAAATTCATCCGCTGA